Genomic DNA from Rickettsiales bacterium:
CCGCTGGTATGGATGATTACCTCTCCAAACCAGTTAAAATTGAGGAAGTAGAAGAAAAACTCAACAAATGGCTTGGAACAATTTAATTTCTACTTAACTGATTTTAGTTTTTTGATTATTTCTTTTTTGATTTTTTTGAGGGATTTTTTTAGTTTTCTTGCGTAAATACTATTTGCAACATATTCTTCAATTTCATCAATCTCTTTTGCGATAAAATCATAATTATTAGATAATTTATGAATTTCTTTATTGAGATATTTTAGAACTAAAAATTTTGTTTTGAGATTAGGCAACTCAGTTTCAATCTCATTATTTATTCTATAAGTCATAGGCTAAAAAATGAAGTTAATAAAAATCGCCGAAAATTAAAATAAAATCTTAGGAAATTCATTTTTACACCAAAAATTGCAAAAAAGCAACAAATTGGTTGTTTTTTTCTATCTAGGGTTAAAAATTAAAAGTAATTTTTAGGCAGAAATTTTATATGAAAAATCTGCACTGGGTAAATTTACCACTCAAAAAAAAGGTAAAATTTACATTTTTAATTAAATTCTATTTATTTTATCCATCTGATTTTACTAAGATTTTCAATTTTATTCCATTGCAAATATTTTTGGCACGCCGGTTGCTTACTTGTAAGGGGTAAACAATAAAAATGTTATGCAGGCCATTTCAGAAAAAAATATAATTTCAAATTGTTATTACATAGATTCAAAAGGTTATAACTTCAGGGTTGAAGATGAATATCTTGAAGAAGATAATAATTTATGGAAGGAAATATATTCAAAAACCTGCAAAGTAAAATTGCTATCTAAAGAAGATTATAAAAATAATTTTTTATCAAGTTTTAAGTTCAAATTTTTAGAAACTTTGCTTTCAATTTTCGCAGGTATCTCAACTACTTTAATTTTGGTTTTAATTATAATTTTATTTTCAACTTCACAAGCTCACGCAAGCAATGCACGCCTAAAAGATATCATAAATTTTGAAGGCGTTAGAGAAAATATGCTGGTTGGCTATGGCTTAGTTGTTGGCTTAAACGGCACTGGTGATAAATTAAATAACTCAGTTTTTACTGAAAAAAGTTTGCAAGCATTCTTAAGTAGGCTCGGCGTTGGAACAATGAATGAAAAGCTTCAAGTTAAAAATGTTGCGGCTGTAACGGTTACTGCTAAACTTCCACCATTTGCAAGAGCTGGAAGTAAAATAGATGTAACGGTTAGCACCCTTGGGGATTCTAAGAGTTTAGAAGGCGGAACATTAGTTGCAACCCCGCTTATGGGTGCAGATGGTGAAATGTATGCGGTTGCACAAGGGCCTGTTTCCATCGGTGGATTTTCAGCAGGCACTGAAAGTGCAAATGTAACTAAAAATATTCCAACAACTGGCGTAATTTCTAATGGTGCAATTGTTGAGCGTGAAGTTAGCTTTGTTCTCAATAATATGAGTAAAATCAATCTAGCTCTTAAAAATCCTGATTTAACCACTGCAAAAGAAATAGAGGCGGAAATCAATAAAAAACTTGGCGATAATTATGCAATCGCAACTGATCCCGGAACGGTTTCTCTGATGATTCCACTTGAATATACAACTTCAGTTGCATCTCTCTTAGCACAAATTGAGCAACTCTCAGTAACCACTGATAATATCGCAAAAATTATTATTGATGAAAAAACTGGAACGGTTGTAATGAATAATAATGTTAAGATTGACCCAGTTGCAGTGGCACAAGGCAGCCTAGTTGTTACAATTCTTAAAACGCCTTTAATTTCTCAACCTGGCACATTAGCACCAGCCTCAGCACAAACTATCGCAACACAAGGGGAATCAATAAATGTTGAGGAAATCAAAGGAAATATCGCAAAAATTAATGCTAATGCAAATCTTGACGATTTAGTAACGGCACTAAATACGCTTGGCGTTGGCACTAGAGATTTAATAACAATCTTGCAAACAATCAAGCAATCAGGGGCTTTGCAGGCAGAAATTGAAACTAGATAAAATATGATAAATTCAGATTACATAAATTCTATAATTGATTTTTCAAAGGATAATCTTCGCTTTCAAAATTTACAGAATGAAGGCTTGAAGATTAAATCTTTGACTGAAAATAAATCAGATA
This window encodes:
- a CDS encoding flagellar basal body P-ring protein FlgI; translated protein: MQAISEKNIISNCYYIDSKGYNFRVEDEYLEEDNNLWKEIYSKTCKVKLLSKEDYKNNFLSSFKFKFLETLLSIFAGISTTLILVLIIILFSTSQAHASNARLKDIINFEGVRENMLVGYGLVVGLNGTGDKLNNSVFTEKSLQAFLSRLGVGTMNEKLQVKNVAAVTVTAKLPPFARAGSKIDVTVSTLGDSKSLEGGTLVATPLMGADGEMYAVAQGPVSIGGFSAGTESANVTKNIPTTGVISNGAIVEREVSFVLNNMSKINLALKNPDLTTAKEIEAEINKKLGDNYAIATDPGTVSLMIPLEYTTSVASLLAQIEQLSVTTDNIAKIIIDEKTGTVVMNNNVKIDPVAVAQGSLVVTILKTPLISQPGTLAPASAQTIATQGESINVEEIKGNIAKINANANLDDLVTALNTLGVGTRDLITILQTIKQSGALQAEIETR